The DNA sequence TCGACGACCGGCCCGCACTGCGCTGGGAACACCGGCTCGTCTGCGGGAGGCGCCGATAGGCTCGCCCGCCATGAGCGAGATTCCCGGTGACGGTGCGGCCCGCGATGCCTCGGTAGTGGTGGCCCGTGACGAGAACGGCCTGGTCGCGCTGTTGAGCGCCCCGTTCCCCCGGCACGGCGGCGAGTATCTGTTCCTCCCCGGCGGGCGGGAGGAGAGGGGCGAGACCCCGGACGAATGCGCTCGCCGGGAGCTGAAGGAGGAAGCGGGCATCACAGCCGCGCGATGGCGTCCGCTGGGCACATACGCCATCACCCTGGGAACGGCCGCCAGGGTCCACCTCTACGAAGCACGCGATCTGTCCGTCGGTCCACAGCGGCTCACCCCCACCGAACAGGACTTCAAGCTGTCCTGGTGGCCTATGGCCGACGCGATCGTGGCCGCCGTCGAGGGCCGCTTCCTGCTCCCCGCCGGGCCGCTCGCCCTGCTCCTGGCCGATCGGAGCGGCTGAAGCGGGTCACCGCGAACACGACGAAGGCCCCGCCGGGTGGCGGGGCCTTCGTCGTACATGGGATGAGTGGAGATGGCGGGAATCGAACCCGCGTCCACCGGTGTGGGAACAGGGCTTCTCCGAGCGCAGTTCGCTGTGCTTTTCTCGGCCCCGGAGATCACGCGAACAAGTCTCCGACGGGCTCAGTCACTGTTTGATTTCCCACTACACCCCGTGACCGGGTCTAGTGGTTTAGTTCCCTAGCTGATGCCAGGATCCGGGTCGGGAACAGCCCCGGGCTGACACTTCGCAAGTCGCTACTTAGGCAGCGAGGGCGAAGGAATCGCGCTTGGTGTTGGCGATTATTGGTTTCGGCATATGGTTTACGAGATCATTGCCGCTTCCTCGGCTCGCTTCCCCTGCTTCGACAGCCGGTGTCGAAACCGATCATCCCCATGTTGTTTTTTCAAAGGTGCCGCGCCCTCGTGTGGGGCACAGAGCCATCATAGGTGAACAACGCGCGACGGGGCCACATCATTCCCGCCGCCCCGGTCGTGCCTTGCGGCCGGTCAGGCCCGCTGCCGCCGCCGGGCCGCCGAGATCGCCCGCTCGGCCTCCCGGCGGTCCTGCCGCTCCCGGAGCGTCTGCCGCTTGTCGTACTCCTTCTTGCCCTTGGCCAGGGCGACCTCGACCTTGGCCCGGCCGTCCTTGAAGTACAGGGACAGCGGCACCAGGGTGTGCCCGGTCTCCTGGGACTTGCCGATCAGCTTGTCGATCTCCGCCCGGTGCAGCAGCAGCTTCCGCCGGCGGCGCGCCGCGTGGTTGGTCCACGTCCCCTGGCTGTACTCGGGGATGTGCACGTTGTGCAGCCATGCCTCGCCGCCGTCGAGCTGGGCGAAGCCGTCCACGAGCGAGGCGCGGCCCTGGCGCAGCGACTTCACCTCGGTCCCGGTCAGCACCAGACCGCACTCGTACGTGTCCAGGATGTGATAGTCGTGCCGCGCCTTCTTGTTCTGCGCGATCAGCTTGCGACCCGTCTCTTTAGCCATAGCCAGGCCATTGTCGCACTAGGACCCGCCCCCGAGGCCACTCAATACCGTGCGTGCCCGCGCCTCCGCCGACGGGCCGTCGTCGCCCTTGACCGCGAGGTCCGGGTCGATGCCCTCGCCGTCGACGTTGCGCCCGGCCGGGGTGCGGTAGTGGCCCACGGTGAGCTCGGCGACCGAGCCGTCGGGCAGTTCGCTCGGCATCTGCACCGAGCCCTTGCCGAAGGTCCGGGAGCCGACGACGACGGCGCGGCCGCGGTCCTGGAGGGCGCCGGTGAGCAGCTCGGCGGCGCTCATGGTGCCGCCGTCGACCAGCACCACCAGCGGGTTGTCGGTGTCGCCGCCGGGGCGCGCGTTGAGCACGCGCTGGTCACCCCGGACGTCATAGGTGGCGACCAGGCCGCCGTCGAGGAAGGAGGAGGCGGCGGTGACGGCCTCGGAGACCAGTCCGCCGGAGTTGCCCCGCAGATCGAGGAGGATGCCGTCACCCTGGGGGATGGCGCGCACCGCGCGCCCGATCCGCTCCCCGGTGCCCTTGGTGAACGAGTCGACCTTGATCCGGACGGCGCCGGCTCTGTCGCCGCCCTGATCGCTGAGCCGGTCGACGGTCACCGGGTCGGTGGTCAGCCGGGCCCGGCGGAGCGTCTGCGTCCACTCGTGGCCGCCGCGGGACAGCCCGAGCCGCACCCGGCTGCCCGGGGAGCCGTCGGCGGGGCCGCGCAGCAGGGCCACGACCTCGGTGACGGGCCGGCCGGTCACCCCGTCGCCATCGATCGTGCGCAGCCGGTCACCGGCCCGGACGCCGGCCCTCTGGGCGGGGCTGCCGGGCTCGACGCGCTCCACCGCGATCCGCCCGCGGGCGTCCCGGCGGGCGGAGATCCCGACGCCGACGTACACCCCGTCCAGGTTCTGGCGGAAGCCCTCGTACTCACGGGCGCTGTAGACCGCGCCCCACCGGTCTCCGCTGCGGCTCACCACCTCACGGGCGGCCTTCGAAGCGGACTTCCCGTCCTCCTGGGCCGCGGCCGCGGCCGCCTTGACCTGGTCGCTCTCGACCGCGCCGGCATAGGCACGGGCCGGTATCCGGCCGGCCCCGGAGGTCCGGCGCGGTCCGGGCTCGGCGCCCCAGGAACCGACGGCCGCCCCGGTGGCGAGCACGCTGACGAAGACCAATGTCAGGGCGGCCCCACGGCGAATGCGGCGGGGCTGGACGAACAAACACGGGCCCGACATGCCGGTGAGTGTAGGGCACCAACGGGCGCCGTACGGCGAGTTGTCCGGTACGGCGCCCTAGGTGAATGTCACACCTTGAGGTACTTGCGCAACGCGAAGAACGCCGCGAGCGCGGGCATCAGCAGCCCAATCGCCAGCACCAGGGGCAACTTGGCCAGCACCGCGTCCCAGCCGATGAAGTTGATCACATCGATCTTGTCCACCAGCCAGTTGTTGACCAGGAAGTACTGCACGCTCACCAGCAGCACACAGGCGAAACCCGCGCCCAGCAGCCCCGCGATGGCGGCCTCCATGATGAACGGCATCTGGATGTAGAAGCTGGACGCGCCGACCAACCGCATGATCCCGGTCTCCCGGCGGCGGCTGAACGCCGACACCCGCACCGTGTTGACGATCAGCATCAGCGCGACGACCAACATCAGCGTCATCACGCCGAGCGCCGCGAAGTTCATGCCGTTGAGCAGGTTGAACAGGTCGCCGACCAGTCTCTTCTGGTCCTGGACCTCCTGCACCCCGGGGCGGGCGGCGAAGGCGGTGGAGATGACGTCGAAGCGCTCGGGGTCCTTCAGCTTGATGCGGAAGGACTCCTGCATCTGGTCCGGGGTCAGCGAGGAGGCCAGCGGCGAGTCGCCGAACTGCTCCTTGTAGTGCTTGTACGCCTCCTCACTGGTCTCGAACTGCACCGACTCGACGATGTTCATCCGCTTGAGCTCGGAGCGGATATCCGCCTTCTGAGCCTCGGTGACCGCGCCCTTGGCGCAATTGGCCGCGGTCTCCTTGTCGTTCTTGTTGCACAGGAAGATCGAGACGTTGACCTTGTCGTACCAGTAGCCCTTCATCGTGCTCACCTGCTCGCGCATGAGCAGGGACCCGCCGAACAGGGCGAGCGAAAGGGCGACGGAGACGATCACCGCGAAGGTCATCGTGAGGTTGCGGCGGAGACCGACGCCGATCTCCGACAGGACGAACTGGGCGCGCATGGCGTCCTTTCAGTGCTGGTAGCCGTAGACGCCGCGGGACTGGTCGCGGACGAGTCGGCCCTTCTCAAGTTCGATCACGCGCTTGCGCATCTGGTCCACGATCTGCTGGTCGTGCGTGGCCATGACGACCGTGGTGCCGGTCCGGTTGATCCGGTCCAGCAGCTTCATGATGCCGACGGAGGTCTGCGGGTCCAGGTTTCCCGTCGGCTCGTCCGCGATCAGCAGCATCGGACGGTTGACGAACGCGCGGGCGATGGCCACCCGCTGCTGTTCACCACCGGAGAGCTCGCCGGGCATACGGTCGTCTTTACCGCCCAGTCCTACGAGATCGAGCACCTCGGGGACGGTTTTCCGAATGGCGGCGCGCGGTTTGCCGATCACCTCGAGCGCGAAGGCGACATTCTCCCCGACCGTCTTGTTGGGGAGCAGCCGGAAGTCCTGGAAGACGGTCCCCAATTGGCGGCGCATCTGCGGCACCTTCCAGTTGGACAGCCGCGCGAGATCCTTGCCGAGCACATGGACGGCGCCATGGCTGGCGCGCTCCTCGCGGAGGAGCAGCCGGAGGAAAGTGGACTTTCCCGACCCCGAGGAGCCCACCAGGAAGACGAACTCGCCCTTTTCGATCTCGAGCGAGACATCCCGGAGTGCGGGACGGTTCTGCTTGGGGTAGGTCTTGGATACGTTGTCGAATCGGATCACTGAAGCACCAAGGTCGACCTGGGTAGCGGTACGGGCTGCAGCCGAAGCGGCTCCCGTCGGTGAGCGTGACCATACGCGAACCGCACAGGGGCGCGCAGTCCGCCGTCCGGCGTTGGTGCGTTTCTTCACGCCACTATTGGGGTCAAACGGTTGACAATCCGCCCGTCGGGACGGCCGAAACGGCCACGGAACCGGTACGGATACGGCACGGAATCGTGCGGGGCGCGCCGAACCGGACGGAAGCTGGCACAGTGGAAGGGGAACCAACCCATTTCCCTGAGCGTTGGCCCCGTGTCTACTGCGGCACCGCCGCGCGGGAGGAGAAAGCGCATGACGTACGACAGGCTCGTCTGCGCCAACTGCGCGAGCCCCGTCAGCGAGGGCCGCTGCCCGGTCTGCCGGGCCAGCAGGGAGCGCCTGCAGCAGGACGGCCTCTTCGGCGGACTGACCCCGGCCGCGCTGATAGCGCTGCTGGTGGCGCTGATCGCGGTGGCCGTGCTCGCACATGAGATGGCGACGGCGTAACGCCGCGTTAAGGCG is a window from the Streptomyces luomodiensis genome containing:
- a CDS encoding NUDIX hydrolase translates to MSEIPGDGAARDASVVVARDENGLVALLSAPFPRHGGEYLFLPGGREERGETPDECARRELKEEAGITAARWRPLGTYAITLGTAARVHLYEARDLSVGPQRLTPTEQDFKLSWWPMADAIVAAVEGRFLLPAGPLALLLADRSG
- the smpB gene encoding SsrA-binding protein SmpB, whose product is MAKETGRKLIAQNKKARHDYHILDTYECGLVLTGTEVKSLRQGRASLVDGFAQLDGGEAWLHNVHIPEYSQGTWTNHAARRRRKLLLHRAEIDKLIGKSQETGHTLVPLSLYFKDGRAKVEVALAKGKKEYDKRQTLRERQDRREAERAISAARRRQRA
- a CDS encoding S41 family peptidase, which gives rise to MSGPCLFVQPRRIRRGAALTLVFVSVLATGAAVGSWGAEPGPRRTSGAGRIPARAYAGAVESDQVKAAAAAAQEDGKSASKAAREVVSRSGDRWGAVYSAREYEGFRQNLDGVYVGVGISARRDARGRIAVERVEPGSPAQRAGVRAGDRLRTIDGDGVTGRPVTEVVALLRGPADGSPGSRVRLGLSRGGHEWTQTLRRARLTTDPVTVDRLSDQGGDRAGAVRIKVDSFTKGTGERIGRAVRAIPQGDGILLDLRGNSGGLVSEAVTAASSFLDGGLVATYDVRGDQRVLNARPGGDTDNPLVVLVDGGTMSAAELLTGALQDRGRAVVVGSRTFGKGSVQMPSELPDGSVAELTVGHYRTPAGRNVDGEGIDPDLAVKGDDGPSAEARARTVLSGLGGGS
- the ftsX gene encoding permease-like cell division protein FtsX, with product MRAQFVLSEIGVGLRRNLTMTFAVIVSVALSLALFGGSLLMREQVSTMKGYWYDKVNVSIFLCNKNDKETAANCAKGAVTEAQKADIRSELKRMNIVESVQFETSEEAYKHYKEQFGDSPLASSLTPDQMQESFRIKLKDPERFDVISTAFAARPGVQEVQDQKRLVGDLFNLLNGMNFAALGVMTLMLVVALMLIVNTVRVSAFSRRRETGIMRLVGASSFYIQMPFIMEAAIAGLLGAGFACVLLVSVQYFLVNNWLVDKIDVINFIGWDAVLAKLPLVLAIGLLMPALAAFFALRKYLKV
- the ftsE gene encoding cell division ATP-binding protein FtsE, with protein sequence MIRFDNVSKTYPKQNRPALRDVSLEIEKGEFVFLVGSSGSGKSTFLRLLLREERASHGAVHVLGKDLARLSNWKVPQMRRQLGTVFQDFRLLPNKTVGENVAFALEVIGKPRAAIRKTVPEVLDLVGLGGKDDRMPGELSGGEQQRVAIARAFVNRPMLLIADEPTGNLDPQTSVGIMKLLDRINRTGTTVVMATHDQQIVDQMRKRVIELEKGRLVRDQSRGVYGYQH